The following are from one region of the Lineus longissimus chromosome 19, tnLinLong1.2, whole genome shotgun sequence genome:
- the LOC135503183 gene encoding FMRFamide receptor-like — translation MTESAVTAVGPEVGLNDFWQWRAQSFLWKYGPPFLIVVGIILNSLTIVVLLKQKFGKSSTRILLIALALSDSSCLLIEPFFHWATKIFPGFNKRRFSAAPASCPFQIFFTYFIRQFASWMVMFLTVERWLSVSYPLKARLLCTARRVWASISAAVIFLLLLNAHILFFYRVGNTFRCSMKWNQEYVNFFLTFWYWIDMMLYCGVPFLVIALCNLSILHALIQSNLNRKHLHTTENKSEGDASRLTSVTYMLTTVSIFFILLTLPRQAYFIWVGMLPPASERSMELIANSYLAYSIANLMSYINNTINFLLYCISGRHFRQEVVKMFRKIKSGHDQ, via the coding sequence ATGACTGAAAGTGCAGTCACCGCTGTCGGGCCGGAGGTGGGCCTTAATGATTTCTGGCAATGGCGGGCACAGTCGTTTCTCTGGAAGTATGGCCCGCCATTTCTGATCGTAGTCGGTATAATCCTGAACTCTTTAACAATTGTAGTCTTACTGAAACAAAAGTTCGGTAAGTCTTCAACACGAATACTATTGATTGCCCTTGCACTTTCTGATTCGTCATGTCTTCTCATCGAACCGTTTTTCCATTGGGCAACGAAGATATTCCCGGGTTTTAACAAACGCCGATTTTCGGCCGCCCCGGCCTCATGtccatttcaaattttcttcacGTACTTTATCAGACAGTTTGCAAGTTGGATGGTCATGTTTCTAACCGTCGAAAGGTGGCTCTCGGTGTCTTATCCTTTAAAAGCAAGGCTTCTGTGTACTGCACGACGAGTGTGGGCGAGTATATCTGCCGCTGTAATCTTCCTTTTACTTCTCAACGCGCACATTCTGTTTTTTTATCGAGTTGGAAACACATTTAGATGCAGCATGAAATGGAACCaggaatatgttaatttctttttgacattttggTATTGGATTGACATGATGTTGTATTGCGGGGTACCCTTCTTGGTGATCGCTTTGTGTAACCTCAGTATATTGCACGCGCTCATACAAAGCAATCTAAATCGTAAACATCTTCATACAACAGAAAATAAGTCAGAGGGCGATGCTTCTCGTTTGACAAGTGTAACATACATGCTCACAACTGTCagtattttctttattttgctTACTTTGCCCAGACAAGCTTATTTCATCTGGGTAGGCATGCTGCCGCCCGCAAGCGAGAGATCCATGGAACTAATCGCTAACAGCTACCTCGCTTACAGTATTGCCAACTTGATGAGTTATATTAATAATACAATCAATTTTCTTCTTTACTGCATCAGCGGAAGGCATTTTCGTCAAGAAGTCGTCAAAATGTTTCGAAAGATCAAATCCGGTCATGATCAGTAG